In one window of Drosophila mauritiana strain mau12 chromosome X, ASM438214v1, whole genome shotgun sequence DNA:
- the LOC117148634 gene encoding protein disconnected: MEHIMNPFMSPAYLLGHGPHSHQHVHSHLPTHPQPNAASPASSPGGSSGSGSGSAAGSGTGSGTGSGSSLKPRRWGSPPINLAGQFINPATGKKRVQCSICFKTFCDKGALKIHFSAVHLREMHKCTVEGCNMVFSSRRSRNRHSANPNPKLHSPHIRRKISPHDGRTAQQFPVFSPGTAAAAAAVAGRLPVAFPGLLPPPPPHHGHHPYVMFGGQAGLHGLGLLSTGCQDPDSGSVDNEQDADPEDDNDFVYVDMQANSSSPAASSEDQEDHERDNEQDEEMHCSFSLASSSSIAADEDRAADQPLDFSLHKRRKSEQDREQEQEQERREQEAEKEQEQDVESDKEHEPEQEHELEREKRSPSDAFSMDQLLGKRKRHDSTASSSACSTAAASSASSSSASASANPPQTSIKMELDPDSDSAYMTSRRQMLPLPVLDLEEHHHLRLLQTQMFAAAAAAAATSQAPPTAFLPAGSPVDLAKDSPPMWSLLSEMYRSMLLKTQHQQYNHHHQLQQQHQQEQHHHLTLSHHHQEQHHHLGHHMGHHHHHHHQHHQQQPQQQSPAATNAPISV, from the coding sequence ATGGAGCACATAATGAATCCGTTCATGTCACCGGCTTATCTGCTGGGCCATGGCCCACATTCCCACCAGCATGTGCACTCCCATCTACCGACACACCCGCAGCCAAATGCCGCCTCTCCGGCCAGCTCACCCGGCGGATCCAGTGGCTCTGGATCGGGATCCGCAGCGGGATCGGGCACTGGATCAGGCACCGGATCGGGTTCGTCCTTAAAGCCACGTCGCTGGGGCTCACCGCCCATTAATCTGGCCGGTCAGTTCATCAATCCGGCCACGGGAAAGAAACGAGTGCAGTGCTCCATTTGCTTCAAGACCTTCTGCGACAAGGGCGCCCTCAAGATTCACTTTTCGGCCGTGCATCTTCGCGAGATGCACAAGTGCACGGTGGAGGGCTGCAATATGGTGTTCAGTTCGAGGCGTTCGAGGAATCGCCATAGCGCCAATCCGAATCCCAAGCTCCATTCGCCGCACATCCGGCGCAAGATCTCGCCGCACGATGGCCGCACTGCTCAGCAGTTTCCGGTTTTCTCGCCCGGAACAGCCGCGGCAGCGGCCGCTGTCGCCGGACGACTTCCGGTTGCGTTTCCCGGACTtctgccaccgccgccgccgcatCATGGTCACCATCCGTACGTCATGTTCGGCGGACAGGCGGGTCTCCATGGCTTGGGCCTGCTTTCCACCGGCTGCCAGGATCCCGATTCCGGATCGGTGGACAATGAGCAGGATGCTGATCCCGAGGATGACAACGACTTTGTGTACGTGGACATGCAGGCCAATAGCTCTAGTCCGGCGGCCTCCAGCGAGGATCAGGAGGATCACGAACGTGATAATGAGCAGGATGAGGAGATGCACTGCAGCTTCAGCCTGGCCAGCAGTAGTAGCATCGCCGCCGATGAGGATCGAGCAGCTGACCAGCCGTTGGACTTCAGCCTTCACAAGCGCCGCAAGTCGGAGCAGGATCGGGAAcaggaacaggagcaggaACGGCGGGAGCAGGAGGCGGAAAAGGAGCAGGAACAGGATGTGGAATCCGACAAGGAGCATGAACCCGAACAGGAGCATGAGCTGGAGCGTGAGAAGCGCTCGCCCAGCGATGCCTTCTCCATGGATCAGTTGCTGGGCAAGCGGAAGCGTCACGACAGCACCGCCTCCAGCTCCGCCTGTTCCACGGCAgccgcctcctccgcctccagCTCCTCCGCCAGCGCTAGCGCCAATCCACCACAGACGAGCATCAAAATGGAACTGGACCCGGACAGCGACAGTGCCTACATGACCAGCCGGCGGCAAATGCTCCCACTGCCCGTCCTGGACCTCGAGGAGCATCATCATCTGCGCCTGCTGCAGACCCAGATGTTTGCCGCCGCAGCGGCTGCCGCTGCCACCAGTCAGGCACCGCCCACCGCCTTCCTGCCGGCGGGATCCCCCGTGGATCTGGCCAAGGACTCGCCGCCCATGTGGAGCCTCCTCTCCGAAATGTATCGCTCCATGCTGCTGAAGACACAGCACCAGCAATACAACCACCATcatcagctgcagcagcagcaccagcaggagcagcatcaTCATCTGACCCtgagccaccaccatcaggAGCAGCACCATCATCTGGGTCACCACATGggtcaccaccaccaccatcaccatcagcaccaccagcagcagccgcaacagcaATCGCCGGCGGCCACGAATGCGCCGATTTCCGTCTAA